A stretch of DNA from Esox lucius isolate fEsoLuc1 chromosome 18, fEsoLuc1.pri, whole genome shotgun sequence:
TGAAGCAACTGTTAGATGAATCCATTAGAAGAGACCTGTTGATTagacaccttttttttttttggactgaAACAGGGTGTGACTACATAGACTTATCCACTAAGAAACCCTCCTTTTAGTTATCTGTCCCATGCCCTAATAAACAACCCGGATAGAGCCATTCCTCATATCACACGATCACGGCTGTGTGTATTCATTCTGACCCTCTCTGGCCATCTCTCCTACATCCTATATTCTGTCCAGCTTTTGGGTTCTGTGAGTACAAGGAGCCTGAGTCGACGTTGAGGGCCCTGCGGCTGCTCCACGAGCTGCAGATCGGGGAGAAGAAGCTGCTGGTGAAGGTGGATGCAAAGACCAAGGCCCAGCTGGATGAGTTCAAGGCCAAGAAGAAGAGCAGCACCAACAGCAACGGGGTGGGTAATGTAGAGGGCACGTGGGCATTGTGGCTGTTTGAGAGATAGAGAATATCCTCTCCTATCGTGGTGGAGGAATGTTCATTGGGGGGCTAAGATGGACACAGATCTAAGAAACAGGCCTGCCTAACTGAATGGTTTACAGTGTCAAACGGCTCCTTATAACTAACAGGAGAGACTGAAGGGGATTTGATCTAGTACTGAAGTGCCTAACCCTGCACTCATTTCTGTTAGATGACGACAGCAGAGGAcgggaaagaggaggaggaggatgaggaggtgaTTGACGAGGACACACAAAGACGGGACCAAATCGTCAAGGGTGCCATTGACGGTCTGATCCGTGAATATGCCAGCGAGCTGAACGCTCCCTCGAATGATGAGTCCCCGCTCCgcaggaaaaagaaagagaaaaaagaagagGTACACTTGTCATTTGTCCCATCACAGCTTATTAGATTGAACAGAGTTTATTCATGGTCATACCCATCCATTATTGGGTCTGACCCTGTTTACCTTAATAGCCTGAATTCTTCAGGGGCATGGATTTAACAAGGTGTCAGAAAAGTAACACAGATGTTGGTCCATGCTGGAGTGATGTTATCAAGTGTTTACCAATGACCGGATGGCAAGGAAAGTGGGCTTGTGGGATTTTTGTCAAGCCATTCTTAACTCTAGACAACGTTGTGTGTGAAATGTCCAAGAGGGAGGCCATTTCTGAGACACAGGAAGGTCTTGCACAGATGATCCCCGCACACCATCCATTTACCAAATATATATCTCCATGTAGAGACTCCTTGGAGCATGCTTTATTTGCCCAAGATTAGGTTTGACCTGTGTCAGTCTGGTCCACAGTTGACAGCATGGCCTTGACCAGTGTCCCTTCTGCCTCCCTCCCATTGTCCCTTAGGAGGATATCAACGCCATTGACGGCTTGGAGGATGACAAGAGAGACCTGATTTCCAGAGAGATCAGTAAATTCCGTGACACCCACAAGGTACAGTAACGTGTTCATCACTGTCACTCACATTGCAGGTTTTGGAAAAGAAGCTGCACACACTAGTACAACACTTTGTTCACACTTACTGGTAGTGCACACTGGCACAAGGACCTTTCCATGTAATCTACATTTAGGATGGTAGAAGAGTAGAATTAAAAATGGCATACCATGCTCTAAAATCGTATTCATTGGCAATCTCTGAAATTCTTTAAGATCTGGATTTTCACAATGTAATTGCAATGTTAGCTGCAGTATTTGTTCCCAGCCAATATCTAGTTGTCCAATTTCTAGTATTGTCACATTTTTCAAACCTAATTTGAATTGTGTGTGGGCGggacaaatatatttgtatatatttggaTAGGTGTGACCGTATAGCTAGCTAGATCTGTAAGTCattcaacacacaaacaaaatgcatgGCGACAATGTAACGTTACCTTAAAGCTAATCTATTGATTAAACCCCACCATTATGATAGAGATCATATGGTGACTAAAGCAAGATGAATCTCAGAGCTTTGGGAAAAAGTTGTCCAGGATAGGATGTAAGTATGAGCTTTCCTTTATCTTCTACACATACTGGGCGCCCCCCTCTCCAGGACTCACATAGGGGCAACTGCAAAGGCCCTCCGGTATGTGGTGATGGCTGAGGGAAACTAAACCTCTCAGCAACAAACCTTTTCCATCAGACACATGTCAGCGTGAGGTTGGTCTGGCTTTTGGACCAGTTATTTACCACACGGGGACAGAAAACCAGATAGATTTGAGTTCCCTCTATTTAGCGTGTTGTCCCTAGGCTGGAGGTCGGTGAACCTGTGTGAGTCCTCTTTAAATGATGTTCATTcataatattgtgtgtgtgtgaaagtccCTGAGACTTGTAACCAAGTCGGTAACCACTGCAGTGATTTGCGCTGTAGGCTGTACTGTTGTAGCGGGGGGGGCGTCCCTCCACAGCACTCTGCGTTCTGAAGACTAGTAAGGTGagtcctccccctccctgtggATGAATGTGTTAGGGCTCTTCTCCCCTCTGTCCTCACTCTGTCTCCCCACTCTGTCTGTGATTTCTCTTCAGTGGTCTCCTTTTATTCCTGATGCCATTCACTGTTCTCTTCATTTCCATGTGTCCATTTTGCGTTTAATCCACAGCAGTGAACTTACACTAAGGGATATGCTTATACTCAATGACATCAGAAGCCTGAATGGTAAGGCATGTAGTTAATAGAAGAGGGACCATCATTTACCTATGGGCTACCCGCTCTTACTCCGTGCCCATGCTGTCACCAGTGGAATTCAAAGCAAGGTAAGTTAAAGtaggaagacagacacagaataacCGATCAGATCAAAGCCCTGCTCCATTCCAGGAAGAAGTATGACGGACTCATCTGCCTTCCACCGGGCCATAATACCTGCTCTCTTTTCTATTCTTAATCTCTCATTTACTTCCTGCTGTTTTCCCtgctcttttatttatttattttttagctgCACTACACCCATGGTTCTTTAATTCACCTCAGTCCAGCAGAACGACCTAGGTTGTGGTTTTGTACCAACGGACCGCTTTTTTGCTGTCTCCCTGAGAGAGGCCATTAGCAGACCTGTGATTCCACCTTTGGATTTCGCTATAACCCAACAGACATGAGCCTCAGTGCATTCGGAAACCGAAATCATTTGAGTTAGGAGCCGTGGGTGTAGTGCAGGTAGACAGAGTGGTCTCTGAGCGTGTGTCTGGGAAAGCGAGTCACTAGAGAATGAAAGAAGACTGAAGAAAGGGTAAGAGCCTCTACGATTTAATTTACCTGTCCAGAAAATTTCGTAAAAAGATGTACCAGCCAGGATATCTGACGGCTTTCTGTTTTTAGCAATGTACCCGATTGAAGTTTACGGTTGTATTTGGATGATTTGCTTGAGAGGACGTGAATCTCTTATTTGTATCCCCTTTGTACCGTTTGACCTGCTTCTCCTCCCAGGCCTAACTTTTATAGGCTTGTAGGGGCAGCGAAGAGCTGAAATCCGTAGTTCAACACCTGTAAGTCACCAACAACTAGTTTAACAAAAGGATTGACgccttttttctgtttctcttgtAATGAGGAGGACTGACTGGACAGAAAAAGCATTGTCTATCAAGCAGCGcctttttcttgttttgaatGCCTGTGACGTTTAACATGGCCAACATGATGTCTTTGACCTCAAGATGTCTTTTGACACTGGTTTCCAGTGTCTCTAGTTAGCTTGTAAGTCACCCTGCTTGTAGTTAACAATCATTGTGCTATATTGATACTACAAGGGTCTGCAACTGGCAACAAATTGGCCAAATCCAGCCTGCATGACCGTTCTGGTTGGGGCAACGATGTCGAAAaacgttatggacaaactgactGCTGTGGCTTCTGTCAAGAGACAGTTGCTGTTATTTACCATTTAAAAACTCTAAGCCTTGCCATAGGGGTCCCTTAGTGCTGAAATGTCTGACGTAACCTAAATGAGCTAGTTCATACTTAGATATAAGGAGGCGTGTGACGCAGCATCACTGAGCTCCTGTTCTGTTGCATGGCTGGCCTCCTGGAGCCTCCGCCTTATCGACATCCCCTGTTCTCTTTGCAGaaactggaggaggagaaggacaaGAAGGAGAAGGAGCGTGCAGAGTTTGAGCGCGAGCGACGGGAGAGGGACAAGGAGAGGGAGCGCGAGAGGGAGCGCCGGGACCGTGAGCGCGAGAAAGAGCGCGAGAAGGAGAGGGAGCGGGAGCGGGAGAGAGAGCGCGAACGGGACCGAGGTGACCGAGATCGCGACCGCAACCGAACGAAAGAGCGTGAGAGGGAGTGGGAAAGGGACAGGAGTCGTGACCGGAGCAAGGACCGCAGCCACTCAAGGTGGGTGGCTTTTTAAATATGGCAACCAATGACCTTGTAAATGGAGgaaggatggatgaatggaaagGTGACTAGGCCGGTGATGTTGCAGAGAGGTGAGTCGCGACAGAGACAAGGACAAGAAGCGTGAtcaggaggatgaggaggaggccTATGAGCGCAGGAGGCTGGAGAGGAAGCTCCGTGACAAGGAGGCAGCCTATCAAGAGGTAGGTTCACATGCTGGCCCGCTTACAGCGGAGCCTGAGGTAGTGTCGGCCACGTCACATCTGCCTGACTCCTGTCTCGTTTCTGCCTTTAGCGCCTGAAAAACTGGGAGATCCGTGAGCGGAAGAAGGCGAGAGACTATGCCAAGGAATCGGAGAGGGAAGACGAGCGCAGAAGGGAGATGGTAGGAGGAATTGAACCCATTTCTCATCCTTACCTCCTAAACCTGTTCAGTGGGAGCTGCGGTTTCCGTTGCCCATTGTAAACAACTCCAACAAGAACTTGGGTTTACAGAGACATGCCTGAAATAATGTTCTTATTTAAACGGCCCTGCAGGGGAACGTTTCTCATgaatttacatttgtcattgtgTCCTACAGACAAAAGAAAGCAAGCGACTAAAGGAGTTCCTGGAGGACTATGATGATGACAGAGATGACCCCAAGTACTACAGGTGACCTCCAGCCCTGAAGACAATAAGACAATGATGCTAATCCGCTAGTCCAAACCATGATTACACAGAGACCACATCataatgtctcttatttgtGGGATTACTTATTCATGTAACAAATGATAATGTAAACAGTCATTGTAATAGCCTAAGTGTCAGTACTACTTTCAGGATGATGGAAATGAAACTATTGATGTGTCAGGGCCACTTTTATAATAGGTGTTGTTCTCTGTGCAACCCCTAGGGGCAGTGCACTGCAGAAGCGTCTGCGAGACCGGGAGAAGGAGACTGAGGTGGACGAGCgcgacaggaagagagagaaggaggagctggaggagatcAGACAGAGGCTGCTAGCTGAGGGACATCCAGACCCAGAGGCTGAGATAcgcagggtgagagagagagactgactgtatctgtctgactgtgtgcaTGTCTGAAGGTCATTTTCTCTTCAGATTGTTTTGCCTCCATGCCTGTAAATGGGTTTCCATCCATCTGGCTGTCTTAGCTCCACGATATCAttaactgtgtgtctgtctgactgactgagggTCCTTTCTCATATTGCTTATCTTATCGGCTTAACTGATTGGTccagatggaggaagaggaggcggaGCGTCTACGCCAGCCTCCGGTAAAGCTGGAACCCGATCCTGAAGAGGAGCGGGTGCACAAGGCACCACGGGAAGACCGTGACCGACGAGGAGACCGGGACAGGGGAGACCGGGACCGAGGGGACAGGGGAGAACGGGACCGGGGAGAACGGGACCGAGGGGACCGGGGAGAACGGGACCGAGGGGACCGGGGAGAACGGGACCGAGGGGACAGGGGAGAACGGGACAGAGGGGATCGGgaccgggagagagagaggggggacagagacagagtggacCACCATGCATCCCAACGGCACCACCCCCACTCAGACGACGAcgtggaagagggagaggaggacttTGACGATGAGGACGACCAATCGGGGTCCAAGCCCTGCTTGAAGCCCACGCTAAGGCCAATCACGGCAGCCCCATCTGTGTCGTCAGCCAGCGGGGGTGCCACCCCCAACACGCCAGGTGGCGGTGATGAGTCACCCTGCGGCATCATCATCCCCCACGAGAACTCACCCCCTCACGAGGCCCCGCCCCAGGAAGAGTTCCGCCCCAAAATTGGGCTCAGCCTCAAACTAGGTAGGTTCTGTCAGCTAGGGCATATGGGCCCAGTTGTTCCAAACTATCAATCTGCATTCCACTTAATGGATATGGTTGTAATCAATGCTTGAACCTCTTATCTGTTAGGACAATAATTTTAAAATATGGGGATGCAAAGTATAGtattatattttctaaaaagacaaaaacacatgacaatataaaacaattactCAGTCAGATAGTGACCTCTCGGTGTGATGTTGCGCACTTCTGCCAGTGACATTGCTAGTGAATTGTCATTTtaaagtcatgttttttttgtcggCAAATGTGGTTTGTGTGGTCATAATAAGTTGAGGCTGTTGCTCAAGGACAGATTACAACACCAGATAGACTAGCTTATGCAATAAATTAATAACTAGCCAGTTCAAAACCCAAGGCTTTAGTTTTCTGTAACTATTTGGATATTAGCACGTCAGTGTCATGTTGTCTCTGTTTCCCTGTGCCTGCTCCTTCTCTCCACTGATGACAGTGAATAAGCATGCATACTAAGTATTGGGAGAGATACTGTTGAGCAGAGGATTGTCAGCTTGGTGTGATAATTGTCTCTCATCGTTAAATACCAGCATTTAAAACTCCAGTAGGTCATTGAGATGTGCTGCTAACCATTTAGTTATCGTTATTACATTTACTAGATTAGTACATGGCTGTTTAGAATCGATTTCTTATTACGGTTTAGCAATGTAgcaaattttatttaaataagtgAATGAAAGCATTTGTGCAAAAAAGATGGGGAATCGAAAGGTTTCAGTAAAACTTGGTCCTAAAATGGACAACTGGTTAAAAAACTGTCAAGTCtagattaaatatttatatgcATTCAATCCTATCCAGTGGGTGAAATCCAGATagatgacattttgaaaaattgGGCCCTTGAGATAACTTCTACTTCTAATAATTCTAGAGTAAACCAGGAAAATCTAACAATATCATAGCAGGCAGCTTTAACTGaagtacacagacaaacattgtGGTTGAAATACATGGATTGACTGGGGGTGGCCTTTCCTCCAAGTTTCTATTGCAGAGAACTAAAATTTAGTAAGAACTCTGACGCTCCTGACTTGATCCATCAGTAACATTACTCCTTCTG
This window harbors:
- the rbm25b gene encoding RNA-binding protein 25b; protein product: MSFPPHLNRPLLPPGIPPPQYAGFASGTPMIPVHMGIMTQTPAVLVPTSMPVVSKPAAPRKEAAPVRAKETDETSGPTTTVFVGNISEKASDMLIRQLLAKCGLVLSWKRVQGASGKLQAFGFCEYKEPESTLRALRLLHELQIGEKKLLVKVDAKTKAQLDEFKAKKKSSTNSNGMTTAEDGKEEEEDEEVIDEDTQRRDQIVKGAIDGLIREYASELNAPSNDESPLRRKKKEKKEEEDINAIDGLEDDKRDLISREISKFRDTHKKLEEEKDKKEKERAEFERERRERDKERERERERRDREREKEREKERERERERERERDRGDRDRDRNRTKEREREWERDRSRDRSKDRSHSREVSRDRDKDKKRDQEDEEEAYERRRLERKLRDKEAAYQERLKNWEIRERKKARDYAKESEREDERRREMTKESKRLKEFLEDYDDDRDDPKYYRGSALQKRLRDREKETEVDERDRKREKEELEEIRQRLLAEGHPDPEAEIRRMEEEEAERLRQPPVKLEPDPEEERVHKAPREDQGEEDFDDEDDQSGSKPCLKPTLRPITAAPSVSSASGGATPNTPGGGDESPCGIIIPHENSPPHEAPPQEEFRPKIGLSLKLGATSSPSQPNVAMKRKKLTVDSVFNKFDDEEADEAPRKRKLVPLDYGDDDKNLQSVVDGASGLAAIKGANTEEKRKHIKSLIEKIPTGKTELFSYPLDWSAVDSTLMDRRIRPWINKKIIEYIGEEEATLVDFVCSKVMAHGTPQGILDDVAMVLDEEAEVFIVKMWRLLIYETEAKKIGLVK